From the genome of Gracilinanus agilis isolate LMUSP501 chromosome 2, AgileGrace, whole genome shotgun sequence, one region includes:
- the DPCD gene encoding protein DPCD isoform X2, producing the protein MAEEYDVKTSELLVRKWRVKNALGAMSPWQTEVGEPTTPGGGILGSELIKESSSNPIFMRKDTKTSFQWRIRNLPYPKDVYSVSVDASERCLIVRTTNKKYYKKFSIPDMDRYQLPLSSSALNFAYANCTLIITYQKPKEILDAEEELQRELKKVKTANGQSGDCKTQ; encoded by the exons ttagAAAGTGGCGGGTGAAGAATGCCCTGGGAGCTATGAGCCCATGGCAGACAGAAGTGGGAGAGCCAACAACTCCTGGGGGTGGAATCCTGGGATCAGAGCTCATCAAGGAAAGCAGTTCCAAT CCCATCTTCATGCGGAAGGACACAAAAACAAGTTTTCAGTGGCGGATTCGTAATCTTCCCTACCCCAAGGATGTCTACAGTGTCTCTGTGGATGCAAGTGAGCGCTGCCTCATTGTCCGGACCACTAACAAAAA GTACTACAAGAAATTCTCCATTCCTGACATGGACCGATACCAACTTCCTCTGAGCAGCTCTGCACTGAACTTTGCCTATGCCAACTGTACCCTGATCATCACT TATCAAAAGCCAAAAGAGATCCTAGATGCAGAGGAAGAGTTACAGAGAGAGCTGAAGAAAGTGAAGACAGCCAATGGCCAGAGTGGGGATTGTAAGACCCAGTAA